In Zonotrichia albicollis isolate bZonAlb1 chromosome 11, bZonAlb1.hap1, whole genome shotgun sequence, a single genomic region encodes these proteins:
- the CYP19A1 gene encoding aromatase, translating to MVLETLNPMHFNITSLVPDTMPVATVPILILMCFLFLIWNHEETSSIPGPGYCMGIGPLISHGRFLWMGVGNACNYYNKTYGEFVRVWIGGEETFIISKSSSVFHVMKHWHYVSRFGSKLGLQCIGMYENGIIFNNNPAHWKEIRPFFTKALSGPGLVRMIAICVESTIEHLEQLQEETTELGNINVLNLMRRIMLDTSNKLFLGVPLDENAIVLKIQNYFDAWQALLLKPDIFFKISWLCKKYKDAVKDLKGAMETLIEQKRQKLSTVEKLDEHMDFASQLIFAQNRGDLTAENVNQCVLEMMIAAPDTLSVTLFFMLILIAEHPTVEEEMMREIEAVVGDRDIQSDDMPNLKTVENFIYESMRYQPVVDLIMRKALQDDVIDGYPVKKGTNIILNIGRMHKLEFFPKPNEFSLENFEKNVPSRYFQPFGFGPRSCVGKFIAMVMMKAILVTLLRRCRVQTVKGRGLNNIQKNNDLSMHPIERQPLLEMVFTPRRNADESQGDRMDQH from the exons ATGGTCCTGGAGACCCTGAACCCGATGCACTTCAACATCACCAGCCTGGTACCAGACACGATGCCCGTGGCCACCGTGCCCATACTCATCCTCATGTGCTTTCTCTTCCTCATATGGAATCATGAAGAGACTTCATCAATACCAG GGCCAGGATACTGCATGGGAATCGGCCCCCTCATCTCTCATGGCAGATTTCTCTGGATGGGAGTAGGGAATGCCTGCAACTACTACAACAAGACTTACGGAGAGTTTGTGAGAGTTTGGATCGGCGGTGAAGAAACATTTATAATTAGCAA aTCCTCCAGCGTGTTCCATGTAATGAAGCACTGGCATTACGTGTCTCGGTTTGGGAGCAAGCTTGGATTGCAGTGCATTGGCATGTACGAGAATGGGATCATATTTAACAACAACCCAGCTCACTGGAAAGAAATTCGACCCTTTTTCACCAAAG ctctgtctggCCCCGGGCTGGTGCGGATGATCGCGATTTGTGTGGAGTCAACCAtcgagcacctggagcagctgcaggaggaaacCACAGAGCTGGGCAACATCAACGTGCTCAACCTCATGAGGAGGATCATGCTCGACACTTCCAACAAGCTCTTCCTCGGGGTCCCTCTGGATG aaaatgCCATTGTGCTTAAGATTCAAAACTACTTCGATGCCTGGCAAGCCCTTTTATTAAAGCCTGACATATTTTTTAAGATTTCTTGGCTGTGCAAGAAGTACAAAGACGCAGT CAAGGATCTTAAAGGAGCAATGGAAACTTTAATAGaacagaaaagacaaaagcttTCCACTGTGGAAAAGTTGGATGAACACATGGATTTTGCATCCCAGTTAATTTTTGCACAG aacagAGGGGATCTGACTGCTGAGAACGTGAACCAGTGTGTGCTGGAGATGATGATTGCTGCTCCTGACACTCTGTCTGTGACTCTCTTCTTTATGCTAATCCTGATTGCAGAGCACCCCACAGTGGAAGAGGAGATGATGAGAGAAATTGAAGCTGTTGTGG GCGACAGAGACATCCAAAGTGACGACATGCCAAACTTAAAAACTGTGGAGAATTTTATTTATGAGAGCATGAGATACCAGCCAGTGGTGGACCTGATCATGAGGAAAGCACTGCAGGACGATGTCATTGATGGCTACCCCGTGAAAAAGGGCACCAACATCATCCTCAACATCGGCCGCATGCACAAACTCGAATTCTTCCCAAAGCCAAACGAGTTCTCTCTTGAAAATTTTGAGAAAAAT GTCCCCTCCCGCTATTTCCAGCCCTTCGGGTTCGGCCCCCGGAGCTGCGTGGGCAAGTTCATCGCCATGGTCATGATGAAGGCAATCCTGGTGACTCTCCTGAGGCGCTGCAGAGTGCAGACAGTGAAAGGAAGAGGCCTGAACAACATCCAGAAAAACAACGACTTATCCATGCACCCCATAGAGAGGCAGCCTCTGCTGGAGATGGTTTTCACACCCAGAAGAAATGCAGACGAGAGTCAGGGTGATAGAATGGATCAGCACTAA